A window of Marinobacter sp. es.042 genomic DNA:
CCGATACCGCAATGATGTTTTCCTCGCTCACGGTTTTTTTGGTCGCCGGGGGTCTGCTTTGGGCGCGCTCGAGTTGCTCAAGATGGTTCCACCAACTTCCGGATCGCTGTTCCAGCTCCTTCAGGCGCCCAACTTCACTCGGTCCTGGCCCGATAAGAGCGACCAGCTCATCGAGGGTTGAAGGTTCCTCTGATTTTCTCTGGTATAGCCTCGCAATCATGACCACCAACAGTTTTCGAGACCGCAGAAGCAGCTCAATCGCTCCCTGGATAGCGGCTTCTCGGCGCAGCGCCTGTTCCGCCTCGTTGGGACGTTGGTCTTGAGCCTCGTCTGTGGGTCGGTCGAGTGGCTGAAGCAGCGTGCGGGCGAGAAAGAGCTTTTGAGAAACCAGTGAGTGCCATTGCGAGGCCATGGAATACCTTCAATCCCCCAGCGCGGGTGTAACCCCGAAAAATTAATTTGTCACTATATCATTTTCGCTATCAAATTTCTCCCATTCTCTGTGCGGCCAGGTTTCACAATAAAACACAAACATTCACTTGAAACGACCGTTTGAATTTGGCAAAAAGGCGCCCGGCTGTGCGAGTTCTGCTCGTGGCGGCTACCCAACAGCATGAATTTCTGGAGGTGTAAGGGATGCGAAGCCAACTCGTTGCAGGTGTCGCACTGGTTTTTCTCGGGTTTTCCGGACAGGTCCTGTCCAAGGTCACGGCCGCTGAGGCTCAGCGGCTGGGTGCTGAACTGACCCCGGTCGGAGCCGAAAAGGCGGGCAACCGCTCAGGCAGCATACCCGAATGGACCGGAGGTTTGGCCACGCCGCCGGACGGCTGGCGTGAGGGGCAAGTGGAAACTAACCCGTTTCCCGAAGATGAGGCTCTTTTCGTTATTACCTCCAACAACCTGGAGCTATACAGGGACAAGCTTTCAGACGGTCACGTTGCCATGCTGGAGAAGTATGGGCCTGACTTCTTCATGCCGGTTTACCAGACCCGACGGACTGCCGCGTTTCCCGAGCACGTCTACGACAAATTTCGTGAGAACGCGCTGACAGCGCAGTTGTTGGACAACGGCAACGGCGTTCGCGACACCATCATGACCAGTCCCTTCCCGATTCCAAAAAATGGTTTGGAGGTTATCTGGAACCATATCCTGCGCTATCGGGGCGAAGAAATTTCCCTGCGTAGTGCCTCCGCAACGCCCCAGAGGGATGGCTCCTACAACCCGGTGGTCAATGATTACGACTACTTCTTCGCATACAGCCAGAGGGGCGCGGAGCTGGCGGAAATCGATAACAAGATTTTTTACCTGAAGACGGACACTATCTCGCCGTCCTCACTGGCAGGCACCATCACTCTGGTGCATGAAACGCTTGACCAGGTGCGGTCGCCCCGTCTCGCGTGGCGGTACGATTCCGGTTCGCGTCGTCTTCGCCGGTCGCCCAACCTGGCCTACGAAACCGATCTACCGAATTCATCCTCGCTGCGGTCCGTCGACCAGAAAGACATGTATAACGGCGCGCCTAACCAATACGACTGGGAACTGAAAGGCAAGCGAGAGCTGTTCGTGCCTTACAATGCCTACAAGCTTCACGGGCCGGAAATCGAAGCCGACGATGTGATTCGTCCGGGCCATATCAATCAGCAGCTTACCCGCTACGAACTGCATCGGGTTTGGGTAGTTGAAGCGAAACGCCGTACCGGTATCAGCCACATCTATGATCGCCGGGTGTTTTACGTGGATGAAGACAGCTGGCAGATCCTGGCGTCTGAGGAATACGATGCCGACGGAAATCTGTGGCGCGTGTCGGAAGCGCACAACATCAGCTATTACAGTGAGCCGGTATTCTGGACTACCATGGAAATGACTTACGACCTGAAGGCGGAGCGTTATTACGTTGACGGGCTGGATAATGGGTTCCCGGCGTATGATTTCGCCCCGGGGTTTCGCGGCAACGAATTTACTGCCTCTGCCGCCCGCCGAGCCGCCCGCCGCTGATTTGCAAGGAGACTGACATGGCAGACCCGCAAGCCCACCTGGACCACCTGGATCGACTGATGGCGGATTTCGGTCGCGCCTTGGCAGAAAAGGACTGGGAAGCGATGGCCGGGCTGAACGAGCAGGTGAAGCCGGCAGTCGAGCCGCTGATGGCTGCCCTGGAAGCGGGAGAGGTTGATGCGGAGCCGGTGAGGCTCCGCTTGCAGGAACTACAGCAGTTTATTGACGCCGCCGATGAATCGGCCCGAATGGCCCGCAAGGAGGCGGAAGATGGCCTGAAGGGTGTAAACAGGAACCGGAGTGCGGCGAAGGCCTACCAGAACGTTTCTTCGAATCGACCAAAATAGCGTCATAAAATTGACTCTGGGGGTCTTACAGTCTTAAATACCGCACAAATCCCCAAAGAGATTCGGTTGAATGTCTAAAATTAACAAAGTGCTCGTGCTGAGCGAGGATGATTCAAGATTGCGGGACATAGTCACCATTCTTGAGTTTATTGGCGAGGAGCAGGTCCTTGCCGGCGATGAAGCCAGGGCACTTTTGAGCAGCGGTGATGAGGAAAGCCTTTCAGATATCGCCGTCGCGGTGGTGAATGGCGAGGATGCAGGAGCCACCGAGGCGATCACCGCTGTCTGTGATGCCGTTCAGGGCGTTCCGTTTCTGGTTGTTGGTCACCCTGAGCTCAAGGGGCTGTCTGATGAGATCAGCGGTCGCATCATTGCTCGCATGGAATGGCCGCTCAATTACACCAAGTTCGTTGATTCGCTCTACCGAGCCCAGATCTATCGGGATCAGTTTAGTCGCTCCCGGGAGCGTGGCCAGCAGCGCGGCTTGCAGCTCTTCCGGAGCCTTGTAGGAACCAGCCGAAAAGTCCAGCAGGTGCGCCAGCTGATGGAGCAGGTGGCGGATAAGGACGTCAGCGTTCTTATTACCGGTGAGTCCGGTACCGGCAAGGAGGTGGTCGCCCGCAACCTGCATTACCATTCTTCCCGACGGGATAAACCGTTTGTTCCGGTGAACTGTGGCGCTATTCCGGCGGAGCTGCTGGAAAGCGAGCTGTTCGGCCATGAAAAAGGGGCCTTTACCGGTGCCATCACGGCCCGGGTAGGGCGCTTCGAGTTGGCCGAGGGGGGCACTCTGTTTCTCGATGAGATCGGAGACATGCCGCTCAACATGCAGGTCAAGATTCTCCGGGTTCTGCAGGAGCGAACGTTCGAGCGGGTGGGAAGCAATCGCACCCAGTCTGCAGATGTGCGGGTAATCGCCGCCACACATAAGCACCTGGAAGACATGATTGAGTCCGGGGATTTCAGGGAAGACCTCTATTATCGCCTGAATGTGTTCCCCATCGAGATGCCGGCCCTGCGTGACCGGGTGGAAGACATTCCCCTTCTGATCAACGAACTCATTTCCCGGATGGAAAAAGAGAAGCGTGGATCGCTGCGGATGAATTCAGCGGCTATCATGAGCCTGTGCCGGCACGACTGGCCCGGCAATGTGCGTGAACTGGCGAATCTTGTTGAGCGCCTGTCGATCATGCATCCCTACGGTGTAATCGGCGTGCAGGAGCTGCCCAAGAAGTTCCGCTACGTTGACGACTATGATGAGAATCGCCCGGTGGAGGACACCGGGATGCCTGCCGGTATTCCTGGCCTGGTGGGCCTGGATGCCCCGGCATTGCTGCCGGTGAACGGTATTGACCTGAAGGATTACCTCTCCAACCTCGAAAAGCAGTTAATCCAGCAGGCGCTCGACGAGGCCGGCGGTGTTGTGGCCAGGGCTGCCGAGAAGCTGCGGATCCGACGCACTACTCTGGTAGAGAAGGTTCGCAAGTACGGGCTGAGGGAAGAGGAATCCGAGGAGTCCTGAGCCGGATCGTCCGGATTCTAAAGCTACTGAAGCGGCGTCAAAGGTTCGTAACCTGAGGCGCCGTTCCCGTTTCTGACCGACGTAAAATTGGCATCCCTCTCTTTCTGAATTCTCTTTCCTCATGAAATATATAGAAAAAATCAAGTTGGCACGGTGCTGGCTTAAGGACCTGTAAACGAAGAATCCGAACTTTTTGGTCCGAATCGAAGGGCCGATCGGGGAGTCAGGTTATGAGTCAGGCACAATTTGTTCTTCAGTCCGGCGCGGGCGGCACAAAGACCAACGCTGCGGCGGACGTCAATGACAAGGTTACCGCCCTGTTTCCGGAGCAGGACGATGAGGCGGTGGATACCGCCCTGGAATTGTTCAACCGGATGTCGCGGCAGATCACTGACTCCTACCGGACCCTCGAATCCCGGGTCAACCAGCTTTCCGGCGAGCTGACCCAGGAATCGCTTCAGCGCCAGCAGGAGCTTGAAGAAAAAGAGCAGCTGGCTGATCGTCTGTCTACTTTGCTGAACGCACTGCCTGCCGGCGTTGTTGTTCTGGATAGCCAGGGCGTGGTAACGCAGACCAACCCGGCAGCCATTGCGCTTCTGGGGGAGCCCCTCGACGGTGCCCGCTGGGTTGATGTTATTCATCGCTGTTTTGCGCCCCGGCGGGACGATGGTCACGAAGTGTCTCTGAAGGATGGCCGCAGGGTCAGCATCGAGATCCGGACCATGGAAAACCAGCCCGGTCAGTTGATTCTGCTGACAGACCTCACCGAAACCCGGCATCTCCAGGCGCAGCTGGCTCACGCCCAGCGTCTGTCTGCCATGGGCAAGATGGTCGCATCCCTTGCTCACCAAATTCGTACCCCCCTGTCTGCCGCTATCCTCTATGGCGGTCACCTTGGTCAGGAAGATCTCGACGAAGAAATGCGGCAGCGCTGTGCTTCCCGTCTGATGTCGCGCCTGACCCACCTCGAGCAGCAGGTGCGGGACATGCTGATCTTCGCCCGGGGCGAAACCCGGCTGGCCGAGGAGTTATCTGCCGGCAAGCTGGTTTCGGCACTGGCATCGGCAGTCGAGGGGCTCAAGCCGGCTCCAGGCGCCACAGTGAATCTCGAGAACAAAATCTCCAGCGACTGCCGGCTGATGTGTAATCGGGATGCTCTTGTTGGCGCCTGTACCAATCTGGTGAATAACAGCCTGGAGGCCGGCGCTCGCCATGTGGCGGTTCGGGTAACCGAGGAAACCGGGGAACTGGTCATCCGGGTTGTGGACAACGGCCCTGGTTTTGAGTCCTCAGACGCAGCCCGGTTGACCGAAGCTTTTTACACAACCAAGTCCCATGGTACGGGGCTCGGACTTGCGGTAGTGCAAGCCGTCATCAAGGCGCATCAGGGGCGGTTTTCCATTGAATCGCCGGAGCAGGGCGGTGCTGTAGC
This region includes:
- a CDS encoding DUF1329 domain-containing protein, translating into MRSQLVAGVALVFLGFSGQVLSKVTAAEAQRLGAELTPVGAEKAGNRSGSIPEWTGGLATPPDGWREGQVETNPFPEDEALFVITSNNLELYRDKLSDGHVAMLEKYGPDFFMPVYQTRRTAAFPEHVYDKFRENALTAQLLDNGNGVRDTIMTSPFPIPKNGLEVIWNHILRYRGEEISLRSASATPQRDGSYNPVVNDYDYFFAYSQRGAELAEIDNKIFYLKTDTISPSSLAGTITLVHETLDQVRSPRLAWRYDSGSRRLRRSPNLAYETDLPNSSSLRSVDQKDMYNGAPNQYDWELKGKRELFVPYNAYKLHGPEIEADDVIRPGHINQQLTRYELHRVWVVEAKRRTGISHIYDRRVFYVDEDSWQILASEEYDADGNLWRVSEAHNISYYSEPVFWTTMEMTYDLKAERYYVDGLDNGFPAYDFAPGFRGNEFTASAARRAARR
- a CDS encoding sigma-54 dependent transcriptional regulator; its protein translation is MSKINKVLVLSEDDSRLRDIVTILEFIGEEQVLAGDEARALLSSGDEESLSDIAVAVVNGEDAGATEAITAVCDAVQGVPFLVVGHPELKGLSDEISGRIIARMEWPLNYTKFVDSLYRAQIYRDQFSRSRERGQQRGLQLFRSLVGTSRKVQQVRQLMEQVADKDVSVLITGESGTGKEVVARNLHYHSSRRDKPFVPVNCGAIPAELLESELFGHEKGAFTGAITARVGRFELAEGGTLFLDEIGDMPLNMQVKILRVLQERTFERVGSNRTQSADVRVIAATHKHLEDMIESGDFREDLYYRLNVFPIEMPALRDRVEDIPLLINELISRMEKEKRGSLRMNSAAIMSLCRHDWPGNVRELANLVERLSIMHPYGVIGVQELPKKFRYVDDYDENRPVEDTGMPAGIPGLVGLDAPALLPVNGIDLKDYLSNLEKQLIQQALDEAGGVVARAAEKLRIRRTTLVEKVRKYGLREEESEES
- a CDS encoding DUF6586 family protein — encoded protein: MASQWHSLVSQKLFLARTLLQPLDRPTDEAQDQRPNEAEQALRREAAIQGAIELLLRSRKLLVVMIARLYQRKSEEPSTLDELVALIGPGPSEVGRLKELEQRSGSWWNHLEQLERAQSRPPATKKTVSEENIIAVSADSGPDRSSAALMKTLTAVKHFADDLEEQHSEW
- a CDS encoding SOS cell division inhibitor, encoding MADPQAHLDHLDRLMADFGRALAEKDWEAMAGLNEQVKPAVEPLMAALEAGEVDAEPVRLRLQELQQFIDAADESARMARKEAEDGLKGVNRNRSAAKAYQNVSSNRPK
- a CDS encoding sensor histidine kinase: MSQAQFVLQSGAGGTKTNAAADVNDKVTALFPEQDDEAVDTALELFNRMSRQITDSYRTLESRVNQLSGELTQESLQRQQELEEKEQLADRLSTLLNALPAGVVVLDSQGVVTQTNPAAIALLGEPLDGARWVDVIHRCFAPRRDDGHEVSLKDGRRVSIEIRTMENQPGQLILLTDLTETRHLQAQLAHAQRLSAMGKMVASLAHQIRTPLSAAILYGGHLGQEDLDEEMRQRCASRLMSRLTHLEQQVRDMLIFARGETRLAEELSAGKLVSALASAVEGLKPAPGATVNLENKISSDCRLMCNRDALVGACTNLVNNSLEAGARHVAVRVTEETGELVIRVVDNGPGFESSDAARLTEAFYTTKSHGTGLGLAVVQAVIKAHQGRFSIESPEQGGAVATLRLPQLRNRN